The Musa acuminata AAA Group cultivar baxijiao chromosome BXJ3-6, Cavendish_Baxijiao_AAA, whole genome shotgun sequence region ATGAgggaaagaaatattatggattagATGATATTAGCAAAATGTTACAAACTCCACGCACTGTCGCTTCTGGTCTTAGACATAGTGAATTTGTCCACTTGTCAGCCATCATATCTGTGGCTGTAGCATCATAAGGACATGGTTGTCATCGACTGGCAAAAGAAAAAGGTATCGGCACCTGGATATGCATACATACTGAGTTTTCTTGTATGCTTGAAGCATGTGCATGTATGTTGTGCTTTTGCTTATGTGGGCGCATGAATTAACCACCACTTGGATGCATTTCTAATATAAAATTGAGTCACCAGTTGTGTTTATGGTTGTTGGATTTTGATGTGGAACTATAATGAGATAGTGCGTTAGGAGTTCCTGCAGCAGATAGCACACATCATCTACTTCGACGTGTGaaccccttcttttttttttttagaacttTCCTCCGGCGTGTAAATTTTTCGAGTCCTCAAGTCTGTGTTACACTAGTTCAGTTGCTGTGTTGCACACCTATCTAGATTCATATGTGACAAATGCAAGTTGCAATTTCAAGAGTTAAACGATATTCCTGATGTTATATGTCTGATGATTGCACACATCTGCTCTCTTCCAATTCCAATGAAGATATATTGCCATTAACTTGAACGCTTGACAAATTTGCTATTAAACAAAATGCTATTAGAAAAAAGCAACCTGTTTGTCTAGAGTTGCTAATGAAGAAAATAATGAATTCCCTAATCTTTATTATACTAATAGCTGTTCTTTCTTTGTTCAGCTGTCGCTTTAGCCCTTTGCCAATCTGACCCGGTGCTCAATGATGGACAAACTGGAAGTAGTTCGACGGAGGGCATCATAAGGGGAGTTCAGAAGAGATTCATAGAGAAGTTTGTAGCTGATCACGAAGAGAAAGAGGATGATGACTACAGTGATTAGCTTGAACCTTTTTCCTAGGCATTTCTGCTACAAAGTACTTAGAAAAGCTTTGTCATGTGTGGTTTGCAACAAGAGGTTCTGAATTAATTACCTGTTAAACTTAATTTTGGATTTCATCCATTCGGAGTCTGTCTGTCAGCCTGTAAAATTTAAGAAACCCTAGCATGCGGAGAGGGTAAAATGGGATTTGCATTGAAGAGGTAGCTTGCATCTCTGGTAACTGGTGCAAACTTGAATTTCATCCTCCACCTTGCATGAAGAggctttctctttcttctttggttaggttttgttttacatgtgaatGCCTTGAATGCATGTACTTACAAAAGGTTTCTTCAGTACTTAGCTATGTAAACTGCATGAGAACCTCTGTTTGGCTTCTATTTTATCACATGAGATAGTTATTTGTTTACTACAGGTGTGTTCTGTGTCAATGTTGGTTATGAGGACAAAGCATGACTGTCATGACTACAACTGTTTGATGTATTTCTCTCTGGCTGCAGATTCTACAACAAATGTTTTCATTGTCTGTTGTCATatgcaataatatatttttcttcttgaattttttttctttgtttttttgcaAATTGTAGGTGATGCACATGGAATTTGATGTTAGTATCTTACTAGTAGTCAACTTCTTTACTAGTTAAGCTAACTAATGCCTTCATAATCTTCTTGTTTGTTCATATATATCTTTTCCTTAACTCTGTCGTTTTCCTTTAATCTGTTATTGTGAACATGTACAATGAGCAGGCGTGTACCCGAGTTGATCCTGCGCCAGCATGAAATGAACCGGTGTGCAACCCAACGCCAACCTTCAAGCTTATCCTTCACTTACAATGAAAAGCCGGTATCACTAAACACCGTCGACAAAGACGATAGTCGCACGCTCCCATGCCATCGCCCTGCGCTTCCTTCTATAGCACTGCCTGTTTCACGCGGTCACGCCTCCCACCGCCGACGTACCCTTTAGGCTCGTCGTTCGACAGACATACGCGACAGACAGTGGGCCCGAGCGGGCCCGAGTGGGTCCCACAATATGAGCCACTCTACTCACGGATGATGGATGAATAAGTCTTAAAAAATAAAGGGCTGTCGACGTCCTCTTGTTTTGCCCTCTTTCACGTGAATGTCACGTGCTAGGGAGGGTAAAAGAGGGAAAAAGCGGTGGGATAGGGGAGAAAAGGAGACCGTTGCCTCCCGGCGCCCAACCTACCTTACACATCGGCAGATGTTCGCATAATTTAATTATCGCGTCGATCTTTTACTCGGGCCACTCAACCACCGAACAGCTGCACGTTTTTTCACACCTTCTCGACCCACCCGTCAATCTTACCCTTCTTGCAATCGGAAAAGAGAGAGGCCCCCCCGAAGGGCCCCTTCAGTCCGATCACCAGTAAAGTCGTGGTGAGTCAACTAACGCTACAGGACGATGACGCGACACGTACCAGACCGCCACGTGTCTTGACAACTCGACTGACGAGTAGGTTTCACCCGCGGCTCACGTGGGATTCCGAACCACCTGCCTCGGACAACCGTTCGCGAGCCCGAACCAGACCCgctgatatatatataatgttcataaataaataaaaaaacaatagaaaagaccaataatacaaaaaaaaaggatgatgCTTCTTCGCCTCTACCGTGGGATGAGCGGCTTGTTGGGGTGCCGGCATTGATTTCTTCTTCCTCCCCAAGCCAACATCAATTACCACagtagaagaaaaagaaggaagaagaagaagaacaaagagCTAAAGAAGCCACCCGCTCCAGGTTAAGCTTCTCCCCCaagtcttcttccttcctcctctctcttcgctctttctctctctctcgctctctatcATTCTCTGTCCCTTTACAGATCCGCCATTAAAGCGCTCACGCCCCTTCCCCACGAGAAAGCAAGCGAGGAGCAACCAACCAAGCAAAGCTGTAGTCCGCCTTGACCTTTCACGCACATCCACGACCACATCCCTCTTCTTTATTAGTCCCCTTCCGCGCTCTGCTTCAAGaaccaaagaaagaaagagagcagAGCAGACCGGAGCAAAGTAGATGATGATGGCGATGATGGTGGAGCGATGCTGCTGCGTTCGAACTCACCGTTTCTTGGCGTTGTTCTTGCTGCCACTGGGGTTCGCATTGTTGGCGTCTTCCAGGGGCGTGGTGGGAATTCTGGACCCGGTGGACTTCCTGGCGCTTCAGGCTATACGCAAGGGCCTCGAAGACATGCCTGGCTCCGATTTCTTCTCCGACTGGGACTTCACGGCCGACCCCTGTGCTTTTCCGGGCGTGTTCTGCGCTGGGGACCGCGTCATGGCCCTCGCCCTGGGCGACCCCCGTGCCGGCTACCCCGGCCTCCAGGGCAGCCTCGACCCCGCCCTCGGCCGCCTCTCCGCCCTCGCCGAACTCTCCCTCGTTCCCGGCCGCGTCACGGGCCCGGTCCCCGACGAGCTCGCCGGATGCCCCGACCTCCGCTTTCTCGCTCTCAGCAAGAACCTGCTCTCCGGCCCCATCCCTGCCGGCCTCGGCGCCCTCCCCCGCCTCCGCACCCTCGATCTTAGCTACAACCAGCTCTCCGGTCCCCTCCCCCCCTCCCTCACTGCCGCTCCGGCCCTTTCCAACCTCATCCTCTGCCATAATCAGCTCTCGGGCACCCTCCCGCCTTTCCCGGACGCCGCCTCCCTCCTCCGCCTCGACCTCAAGCACAACCAGCTCTCCGGCCCGGTGCCGTCGTTGCCGCCATCCCTGCAGTACCTCGCCCTCAGCCACAACACCCTCACCGGCCCCGTGGACACTGTGCTTCCGCGCCTCACCCGGCTCATCTTCCTGGACCTCAGCTCCAACCTGCTCGAGGGTCCCATCCCCGGGTCCGTGTTCGAGTTCCCGCTCGCGGCGCTCCAGCTGCAGCGCAACGCCTTCTCCGGGAAAGTGGAGCCGCCGCAGGAGGACGTGGTCATCCCGGTGGTGGACCTGAGCTACAACCGGCTGTGGGGGGCCGTGCCGCCGCAGCTGGCCGCCGTGGGTCGGCTCTACCTCAACAACAACCGGTTCTCCGGGGAGGTGCCGAGCCGCCTGGTGCAGGGGCTCAGCAACGGGATGCAACTGCTCTACCTCCAGCACAACTTCCTGACGGGTATCGAGATAGGGCCCGCGGCTGCAGCCATCCCCGTCGGTGcgtcgctgtgcctgcagtacaaTTGCATGGTGCCGCCGTTCGACACGCCCTGCCCACTCAAGGCCGGCACACAGAAGATGCGCCCCGTCTATCAGTGCCCCGACTGGAGAGGCTGATCGCCCACAGCCGCCACTGCCGGAGTGGGCCAAAGAATCAACCAGGGGAGGGATCAAAAGAAACAAAGGTAAAGAAAAAgaagtatatatataaatatatacacaacAATAATATTCTTTTATTAATTTTGGGTTAGGGAGTAAGGAGGAAGAAGAGTTGCTGATATATATTTGAACAGTGGGTGGTAATTTTGGGATGGTTTCTGCTGCTTGATCAAGCTGTTGTTTTGATTGGTTATTTGTCTTCTTAGTTGGTGTGTGCATAAGGTATGAAATTAAGTTGTCATGTAGAGAGAGAACTTATATTGCTGTTGCATGATTTCATGGGTCTCTTGAAGTACATGATATCTGTTTTATATTCTATCCAGAATTTATAGTTATTCCTTGTTTGGCTTAGGGATGATTCTGACTATTTGTGGGCTAAGTTTTTTCTTCTTTGTGTCCATGTTAGCGAAAAAACCTTCATTTGTATCTATCATAGCATCTTCATTCCACCTAAAACATGTAATACACTGTTTGTAGTTGAGCAGACTagcagagtgtgtgtgtgtgtgtatatatatatatatatatatacaacaactCATAGCTAAGCATTTCTTATTTGCTTTGAAATTAGTCAAAATGTTGATTTGTATGCGCTAATTCCCTTCAGTTTGATGCAACACATTTACCTAATGTGTATGATACAAATAAGTATAGGACAAGGCTACCTACTTCTTTGTGTTCATGCTACAAAATCTTAGTTTCTGCATGTTTGTCTTCAGAACACCTACTAAAGTTCATGCACTGTATATGGCTGAGCAGACCATGACAACATATATTGTCTATTGTGTATGATCTGTTGTACTGCATATGGTTAAGCAAATCATTGCAACAACTTTGCGCAATGTGTATGACTGCATTGACTATAGAGATCAAGTTTCTCATGTGTTCATGTTACCAAAATCTTGGTTTATACATGTTACTGTCTTTTATTCAGGCTGTGAAATTACGGTCCATGCGCTCTATGTTCAAGCAGAACATTGCAACAGTTTCTAACTTGTAATTCTTATGATCACAGTTTCTAACTTGATAAATGTTTCAACTATTTGAGACGGGCTAAATGGACTAATTAATTGATTTTGGTTTGAGAACACTAGATTTCTTCTGACTGGCTTCTGGattgattctatatgtcaaacTCTTCTATATGTCAAAAAACATTCAAGAAATGTTTTTTGATTCTTCGTAATCATGATCTGTTTGTGTTTTGTTTTGTTCAATTTGGATCAAAATGGTGTTCCCTTGGATTCATTTGTAAATCCACGGGTTGATGTTTGGAATGGTATATATCATGTTGACTACATTGGTGATGGAGGATGTTAAAGTTACCAT contains the following coding sequences:
- the LOC135582505 gene encoding leucine-rich repeat receptor-like protein FASCIATED EAR2, whose product is MMMAMMVERCCCVRTHRFLALFLLPLGFALLASSRGVVGILDPVDFLALQAIRKGLEDMPGSDFFSDWDFTADPCAFPGVFCAGDRVMALALGDPRAGYPGLQGSLDPALGRLSALAELSLVPGRVTGPVPDELAGCPDLRFLALSKNLLSGPIPAGLGALPRLRTLDLSYNQLSGPLPPSLTAAPALSNLILCHNQLSGTLPPFPDAASLLRLDLKHNQLSGPVPSLPPSLQYLALSHNTLTGPVDTVLPRLTRLIFLDLSSNLLEGPIPGSVFEFPLAALQLQRNAFSGKVEPPQEDVVIPVVDLSYNRLWGAVPPQLAAVGRLYLNNNRFSGEVPSRLVQGLSNGMQLLYLQHNFLTGIEIGPAAAAIPVGASLCLQYNCMVPPFDTPCPLKAGTQKMRPVYQCPDWRG